A window of the Plasmodium vinckei vinckei genome assembly, chromosome: PVVCY_08 genome harbors these coding sequences:
- a CDS encoding apicoplast ribosomal protein S6, putative, translated as MYYLMFLIVIFLLTTPCKLFQINKIGRSPFLKNRENENVKRNTTYFKNVQTKPTGIIKHNKLYGSFNDYIYKLLIKKFKKVKEKKDINIYKSLQSPKNAYNADILFSCEYTISEIKKKLSEYIYELKLVHAQNFKIVYMGKRRLVRPIKKQFEAYYILFSFEVYPSLIREISDKLRSQEHILRLMITKDEYKTKNIEFKEEDSITNEMNKVEQNFFFKKSA; from the exons ATGTACTACCTTATGTTTTTAATTGTTATATTTCTATTGACAACCCCATGTAAGTTATTTCAAATCAATAAAATTGGCAGAAGCCCATTCTTAAAGAATagagaaaatgaaaatgtaaaaaggAATACTACCTACTTTAAAAATGTCCAAACAAAACCAACaggaataataaaacataataaattatatggaTCATTCaatgattatatatataaattattaataaaaaaatttaaaaaagttaaagaaaaaaaagatataaatatatataaatcttTACAATCTCCGAAAAATGCTTATAATGctgatatattattttcatgtGAATATACTATaagtgaaataaaaaaaaaattatcagaatatatatatgaactTAAACTTGTTCATGctcaaaattttaaaattgtttatatgGGAAAACGACGATTAGTAAGGCCTATTAAAAAACAGTTTGAGGCATACTACATTCTTTTCTCTTTCGAGGTATATCCTTCTCTTATTAGAGAAATATCTGACAAACTTCGCTCCCAAGAACATATACTCAG GCTGATGATAACAAAGGACGAGTAtaagacaaaaaatattgaatttAAAGAGGAAGATTCTATAACTAATGAAATGAACAAAGTCgaacaaaattttttttttaagaaatCCGCATAG
- a CDS encoding importin alpha re-exporter, putative: MEDNVEKDLLVIFTQSVSNNFDEIKSSEQKISAIYTDPNKENYIKILFKLIMYPYVEQNEKKNIYDNYLNINVKTSILISIKNYIKKSIHSNLESLEISNDLCIIIKHLCLHLLLDINNNEIKQLDKYLFEILMHLFKYNISDEYDYILLYLIILYINDGDLNYILSILNSDEKKNNINAMKNIECIMLYAQNKFILQNINQNNYHVEFTKIMENINNIKNIINNRNTTMNDDIVNCINDTKKIYKSNDKHNLFVLDDYMLYNISKDNNSLQANIANCETNPEQFIINGLNFMGKGTILKDYNNNVKIIDLLKLNNCNSTFKNIDINKFRSKYIALKILRKIIKKYKDNGYVAKFDIKIILTHIEYPLTLYFIYLYNKFREYTNYINIKLSERTNTYDVNLDNEMNICFYTINDILMNIYIFLKVFYNINTIDLPEYYEDNFDIFYNIFYNFITYDIEVLRNYFLHLSMVRNFKFGINESTRCITNTHNIDGKFYLLNANGTDLANKLTSNDYLNKLLSNFEKNILKCKIITIDIIKIMSERYQDESKAYIIKLIYSLIQILYKEKDKSLLCHNYNCLSATIKLIHHMNLEKNDLNPYKETKFLEKVIECVLQHIRLKYSDIEEILEADLDYFRNDLNNSNAFSIKSTAIYFLKTLCSNYFDICFPILEFKILSKDSFLMQEGNQNGQAVTSNQGMGSTSVNDEINSKSPFYEPCNMEYKIQLITCLNQINLSTNFYQHNIKNDLKNFVISIYMKCPNFDSLFYNVNDNIFQNQQISNTTNSTSVNLSDKLIWLKNEDIFNSKNTIYLLSILKFILNNRNICTSHENIADIFSFLYHLLFNEKNMIHNYACLCINRLLNCQINKELLDLIYQNVVINILNRLLFLLKYNVYNKILNEYILITILRIFMNFSDKISNQYTILVLQLIDNTIKIIINDSHNPIFNHYLFELFTLIISLIYKQQDQTCINLIEDVVISTFSKILELYIHDFIPYIFQILSIIINNTNQIKKVHLDILTNLYQIDLWKSSVGNPNGIICVLTSYFKKHNLFQDIIKNNMQQLFNIYHYCLSNKKISIDSFQIILIIFTYLPLEYYQSFLKPLFVLLFTFLQQYKNDIIKIKVIHSLSVFILKTNADHFLTVIDQVQNGLIFNVLKSLYMPVMDKLININEKIIIFIALTKIINNDKIRNEPLIVEILNSLNKNITKNELVMKKSKTQQSLNPEKDEVDKDFEVTYVKLQMINNENINETVLRNIDINTELKKNLYTPEFMQICSSNGFNNILQLFSN, translated from the exons ATGGAAGACAATGTTGAAAAAGATCTTCTTGTAATATTTACACAAAGTGTGTCTAACAATtttgatgaaataaaatcgAGTGAGCAAAAAATAAGTGCAATATATACAGATCCAAATAAAGagaattatattaaaattctttttaaattaattatgtaCCCATATGTTGAAcagaatgaaaaaaaaaatatatatgacaactatttaaatataaatgttaaGACAAGTATATTaataagtataaaaaattatattaaaaaaagtatacaTAGTAATTTAGAGAGTTTAGAAATAAGTAATGATCTAtgcataattataaaacatttatgtttgcatttattattagatataaataataatgaaataaaacagctggataaatatttatttgaaatattaatgCATTTATTTAAGTACAATATTTCAGATGAAtatgattatattttattatatctaatcatattatatatcaaCGATGgtgatttaaattatattttaagtaTACTTAACAgcgatgaaaaaaaaaataatatcaatGCTATGAAGAATATAGAATGTATTATGTTATATgcacaaaataaattcatcttacaaaatataaatcaaaataattatcatgttgaatttacaaaaataatggaaaacataaataatattaagaacattataaataacaGAAACACAACAATGAATGATGATATTGTAAATTGTATTAAcgatacaaaaaaaatatataaatccaatgataaacataatttatttgttttagaTGATTATATgttgtataatatatctaaagataataattcCTTACAAGCAAATATAGCCAATTGTGAAACAAATCCAGAACagtttattataaatggattaaattttatgggCAAAGGAACAATACTTAAAgactataataataatgtaaaaattatagacCTATTAAAACTCAATAATTGTAATTCAactttcaaaaatatagatatcAACAAGTTTAgaagtaaatatattgctctaaaaattttaagaaaaattataaaaaaatataaagataatGGATATGTAGCTAAATttgatattaaaattattttaacaCATATTGAATATCCACttacattatattttatttatttatacaacAAGTTTAGagaatatacaaattatataaacataaaattaagTGAAAGAACAAACACATATGATGTAAATCTGGATAATGAAATGAACATCTGTTTCTATACTATTAATGATATacttatgaatatatatatttttttaaaagttttTTACAATATCAATACTATAGATTTACCAGAATATTATGAGGATAACTTTGACATATTTTACAACatcttttataattttattacatatgATATAGAAGTTTTAaggaattattttttacatctATCTATGGTcagaaattttaaatttggaATCAATGAATCTACCAGATGTATAACAAATACTCATAATATCGATGGGaaattttatcttttaaatGCAAATGGAACAGATCTAGCTAATAAACTAACATCTAATGATTAtctaaataaattattaagcaattttgaaaagaacatattaaaatgtaaaataataacaatagatataattaaaattatgtcTGAAAGATATCAAGATGAATCAaaagcatatattattaagttgatatattcattaatacaaatattatataaagaaaaagataaatcTTTGTTATGccataattataattgtttATCTGCTACTATCAAATTAATTCATCATATGAacttagaaaaaaatgatttaaatcCATATAAAGAAACTAAATTTTTAGAGAAAGTTATAGAATGTGTACTTCAACATATACGATTAAAATATAGTGACATTGAAGAAATATTAGAAGCTGATCTAGACTATTTTCGaaatgatttaaataattcaaatgctttttcaataaaatcaactgctatatattttcttaaaaCATTATGTAGTAATTATTTTGACATTTGTTTCCCAATCTTAGagtttaaaatattatctaAAGATTCTTTTCTTATGCAAGAAGGGAATCAAAATGGACAAGCAGTTACATCTAATCAAGGAATGGGTTCTACATCTGTtaatgatgaaataaattctAAAAGCCCATTTTATGAGCCATGTAATAtggaatataaaatacaacTTATCACATGtttaaatcaaataaatttatctaCAAACTTTTATCaacataatattaaaaatgatttaaaaaattttgttatatctatatatatgaaatgcCCAAATTTTgattctttattttataatgtaaatgataatatatttcaaaatcaACAAATTTCTAATACCACCAATTCAACATCAGTAAACCTATcagataaattaatatggctaaaaaatgaagacaTATTTAActcaaaaaatacaatCTATCTCTTATCAATACTTaagtttatattaaataatagaaatatatgtacaagtcatgaaaatattgcagatatcttttcatttttatatcacttactatttaatgaaaaaaatatgatacataattatgcttgtttatgtataaatagattattaaattgtcaaataaataaagaattacTAGATCTAATCTATCAAAATGttgttataaatattttaaatagattattatttttattgaaatataatgtatataacaaaatattgaatgaatatatattaattacaattttaagaatatttatgaatttttCAGACAAAATTTCAAATCAATATACTATTTTAGTTCTCCAACTTATTGACAatacaattaaaataattattaatgaTTCACACAATCCCATCTTTAATCATTATCTATTTGAATTGTTTACtcttattatttctttaatttataaacaaCAAGATCAAACATGTATCAACCTTATCGAAGATGTTGTTATATCtactttttcaaaaatattagaactttatattcatgattttattccatatatttttcaaatattatctattattataaataatacaaatcaGATTAAAAAAGTACATCTAGATATTCTTACAAATTTATACCAAATAGATTTATGGAAAAGTAGTGTCGGAAATCCAAATGGAATCATATGTGTTCTAACTagctattttaaaaaacataatttatttcaagatattattaaaaataatatgcaacaattatttaatatctatcattattgtttatctaacaaaaaaatttctATAGATTcttttcaaattattttaattatatttacttatCTTCCCCTAGAATATTATCAATCATTTCTTAAACCTCTCTTTGTTCTATTATTCACATTCTTACAACAATACAAAAATgacattattaaaataaaagtcaTTCACTCACTTTCAGTTTTCATCCTCAAAACAAATGCAGACCACTTTCTAACTGTCATCGACCAAGTCCAAAACG GCCTCATCTTCAACGTCCTCAAGAGTCTCTACATGCCAGTCATGGATAAACTAATCAacataaatgaaaaaattattatttttattgccCTCACaaagataataaataatgacaaAATAAGAAACGAACCCCTTATTGTAGAAATACTTAATTCcttgaataaaaatattacaaaaaatgaacttgttatgaaaaaaagtaaaacaCAACAGAGTCTTAATCCTGAAAAAGATGAGGTAGATAAGGACTTTGAAGTTACTTATGTCAAATTgcaaatgataaataatgaaaacatCAACGAAACG GTTTTACGGAACATAGACATAAACACCGAGCTGAAGAAAAATTTGTATACCCCCGAGTTCATGCAAATATGTAGCTCCAACGGATTCAACAATATTCTTCAACTTTTTAGCAACTAA
- a CDS encoding mRNA processing protein, putative produces MSSKSNCSLWIGNIPFDLSEKELQEILSRVGEVVSVRIKYDIDKNVSKGFAFCEYKDLETCMLALKYLNGYEIRGRKLKLYWANDESREKANNSIFLSNGIGKNKYDKKKEFFEKYMNPVDLGPESGNPNFMTDYKNNYNNNISFSNNFDGLNPEIDFININGIPNEGYPNVGIKYGQAKSLNFNGDKENDSCIIKEISTKEHIGNIMHTLTTSQIIYILSYFQKYCHNNMNNLKLFFQKNPTVAYALLHCLFLLNIINDYTMVNNNIDIYVNEKAYINKNERTLQMEKSNMKINVKNYDNIEMRKGNINDDMYDNMNYSKNNNYIDPSFSNIYEDNGQADKGLYNKNRDDGTMKHKKNILSSTSSGFNKKQKHAHSNNNSANISLKNKGNTLPSGLYGYKKGNNSNNNKYGSKYNRNRLYNNDDNSSGPSTSIHGKGQTKKSLYGNSNMNKYNNDINYENNQFDRSAQMGALHNGADTSLPDHMNNDIINNNYQSDYMSDYSHMDMGGKDGGDPNSGYYQNNSSSNYMDKRNFQMGGGHFNDTSHKKGMKIGNSLDGNNIKDGMINSENDTLRLHDIHNIEFKGLYNNSGNISSHVSNDGDGIYNNDNNKAERDLSIPLQNSNIILDPIYDTVDTPDDELVNVIIKDPNILKNILRSKIEDMKNWSDAQRTQVLSIQKALQLKGYSLK; encoded by the coding sequence ATGTCAAGTAAAAGTAATTGCAGTTTGTGGATTGGGAATATCCCATTTGATTTATCTGAAAAAGAGCTACAAGAAATATTATCTAGAGTTGGTGAAGTAGTAAGTGTTCGAATTAAATATGacattgataaaaatgtaagtAAAGGTTTTGCATTTTGTGAATATAAAGATTTAGAGACATGTATGTTAGcattgaaatatttaaatgggTATGAAATAAGAGgaagaaaattaaaattatattggGCTAACGATGAATCAAGAGAAAAGGCAAATAATAGTATTTTCCTAAGTAATGGGATaggtaaaaataaatatgataaaaaaaaagaattttttgaaaagtATATGAATCCGGTTGATTTAGGACCAGAAAGTGGAAATCCAAATTTTATGACcgattataaaaataattataataataatatttcattttctaacAATTTTGATGGATTAAATCCTGAAATagattttattaatataaatggtATACCTAATGAAGGATATCCAAATGTaggaataaaatatggtCAGGCAAAAAGTTTGAATTTTAATGgtgataaagaaaatgattcTTGTATAATTAAAGAGATATCTACTAAAGAACATATTGGAAATATTATGCACACATTAACAACATcacaaattatttatattttatcgtattttcaaaaatattgtcataataatatgaataatttaaaattattttttcaaaaaaatccAACTGTTGCTTATGCATTATTacattgtttatttttgctaaatataataaatgattaTACTATGgtcaataataatatagatatatatgttaatgAAAaggcatatataaataaaaatgaaagaacTTTGCAAATggaaaaaagtaatatgaaaattaatgtaaaaaattatgacaaTATTGAAATGAGAAAAggaaatattaatgatgATATGTATGACAATATGAATTActctaaaaataataattatattgatCCATcgttttcaaatatatatgaagatAATGGACAAGCGGATAAAGGattatacaataaaaatcgAGATGATGGTACAATgaaacacaaaaaaaacattttatctTCTACATCATCAggttttaataaaaaacagaAACATGCacatagtaataataattcagcaaatatatctttaaaaaataaaggaaaCACATTACCTTCTGGATTATatggatataaaaaaggaaataattcaaacaataataaatatggatCTAAATATAATCGAAATAGATTGTATAACAATGATGATAATTCATCTGGTCCTTCAACTTCTATTCATGGAAAAGGTCAGACTAAAAAGAGTTTATATGGTAACTctaatatgaataaatataataacgatataaattatgagAATAATCAATTTGATAGGAGTGCACAAATGGGTGCATTACATAACGGGGCAGATACTTCATTACCTGATCATATGaataatgatattataaataataattatcaaTCTGATTATATGTCTGATTATTCCCATATGGATATGGGAGGAAAAGATGGAGGAGACCCCAATTCAGGATACTATCAAAATAACTCATCATCAAATTATATGGATAAACGGAATTTTCAAATGGGGGGAGGACATTTTAATGATACATCACATAAAAAAGGTATGAAAATTGGAAATTCATTAgatggaaataatataaaagatgGTATGATAAATTCAGAGAATGATACATTACGACTTCAtgatatacataatatagaGTTTAAAGGATTGTATAATAATTCTGGAAATATTTCATCTCATGTTAGTAATGATGGTGatggtatatataataatgataataataaagcaGAAAGAGATTTATCAATTCCTTTAcaaaattcaaatattattttagaTCCAATTTATGATACAGTTGATACTCCTGACGATGAACTTGTAAATGTTATCATAAAAGAcccaaatatattaaaaaatattttacgtTCAAAAATCGAAGATATGAAAAATTGGAGTGATGCACAAAGAACTCAAGTATTGTCAATACAAAAGGCTCTTCAATTAAAGGGGTACTCCTTGAAATAG
- a CDS encoding calcyclin binding protein, putative — MDNDQTILEPFTNSDLEKLNELKASKAVISEKKVRHDWSQTNNCVFFTIYQKNVQTNNFLYYIKSDYIFLIIKINETEVYPLEKFFFSKIIPSKTVITITPMKIELSLEKDIKELKWDQLEKKTNNDVQEKDENVLNPFTGKSIEEWTKFAQSIGEDEDNQSIDHFFRKIYKEGDDDLKRAMIKSFQTSNGTVLSTNWKDVQNKDYEKEKNDKLKK; from the exons ATGG aTAATGATCAAACTATTTTGGAACCTTTTACAAATTCAGACTTAGAAAAACTTAACGAGCTAAAAGCTTCCAAAGCTGTTAttagtgaaaaaaaagtcaG GCACGATTGGTCACAAACAAACAATTGcgttttttttactatctatcaaaaaaatgttcaaacaaataactttttatattacattAAGTCGGATTATATATtcctaataataaaaattaacg AAACCGAAGTATACCCTCTTgaaaagttttttttttcaaaaatcaTTCCATCAAAAACAGTTATAACCATAACTCCA ATGAAAATTGAACTATCACTTGAAAAGGATATAAAAG AACTTAAATGGGATCAgcttgaaaaaaaaactaataaTGATGTACAggaaaaagatgaaaatgtattaaaCCCATTTACTGGAAAAAGTATAGAAGAATGGACAAAGTTTGCACAG TCCATAGGTGAAGATGAAGATAACCAATCCATAGACCATTTTTTTcgaaaaatttacaaagaGGGTGATGATGATTTGAAGCGTGCCATGATTAAATCATTT CAAACCTCAAACGGAACTGTCTTATCAACAAATTGGAAAGATgtacaaaataaagattatgaaaag gaaaaaaatgacaagttgaaaaaatga